From the genome of Phytohabitans rumicis, one region includes:
- a CDS encoding 16S rRNA (uracil(1498)-N(3))-methyltransferase, translated as MSAPLFLVDALPSGDTATLGGAEGHHAATVQRLRVGEDLVLADGRGGTATAVVTAAGRGSLDLRIISRGYAEAPDPRLVVIQGIAKGDRGELAVQAMTEVGVDEIVPWAAVRSVVQWKGERGTRAHDKWVATAREAAKQARRPWLPTVAPPVSTREATVRATLVLHEEAETRLSTVDLPAAGEIALVVGPEGGIAPEELAAFESAGASLVRLGEQVLRTSTAGVAALSVLSARLGRW; from the coding sequence GTGAGCGCGCCGCTCTTCCTCGTTGACGCGCTGCCCAGCGGGGACACCGCCACGCTGGGCGGGGCGGAGGGGCATCACGCGGCCACCGTCCAGCGGCTGCGGGTCGGGGAGGATCTGGTCCTCGCCGACGGGCGCGGGGGCACGGCCACCGCCGTGGTCACCGCCGCCGGCCGCGGCAGCCTCGACCTGCGCATCATCTCCCGGGGGTACGCCGAGGCGCCCGACCCGCGACTGGTCGTGATCCAGGGCATCGCCAAGGGTGATCGGGGCGAGCTGGCCGTACAGGCGATGACCGAGGTGGGTGTCGACGAGATCGTGCCCTGGGCGGCGGTCCGCTCGGTGGTGCAGTGGAAAGGCGAGCGGGGCACCCGCGCCCACGACAAGTGGGTGGCGACCGCCCGCGAGGCGGCCAAGCAGGCCCGCCGCCCCTGGCTGCCGACCGTGGCGCCGCCGGTGTCGACCCGCGAAGCGACCGTGCGGGCCACCCTGGTCCTGCACGAGGAGGCGGAGACCCGGCTGTCGACTGTGGACCTCCCGGCCGCTGGCGAGATCGCGCTCGTGGTCGGCCCCGAGGGCGGCATCGCCCCGGAGGAGTTGGCCGCCTTCGAGTCGGCCGGCGCAAGCTTGGTCCGCCTGGGCGAGCAGGTCCTCCGCACCTCCACGGCCGGCGTGGCGGCCCTTTCGGTGCTATCCGCGCGGCTGGGACGGTGGTAG
- the dnaJ gene encoding molecular chaperone DnaJ, whose product MAKDYYGILGVNRDASDDEIKRAYRKLARQYHPDVNPDPDAHEKFKDINAAYEVLSDDQKRQIVDLGGDPLAPGGGGPGGGPGAGPFVGFQDIMDAFFGTAAGTRGPRSRTRPGADAILRLELDLVETAFGVEAPITVDTAVLCTTCSGAGTAAGTHLATCEACGGRGEVQSVQRTFLGQVVSSRPCTVCQGYGTVIPHACATCGGDGRVRTRRSLTVKIPAGVEDGMRIRLAQQGEVGPGGGTAGDLYVEIHERPHDVYSRKGDDLHCRVTVPMTAAALGTRLTIKTLDSEEQLDVKAGTQPGATLRLRARGVPHLRGTGRGDLFVHLDVRTPTKLDPDQERILRDFAKTRGEEVAELTKQGGFFSRMRDAFNGHA is encoded by the coding sequence GTGGCCAAGGACTACTACGGGATTCTCGGTGTGAACCGGGACGCATCCGACGACGAGATCAAACGCGCATACCGGAAACTGGCTCGCCAGTATCACCCGGACGTCAACCCGGATCCGGATGCGCACGAGAAGTTCAAGGACATCAACGCCGCGTACGAGGTGCTGTCCGACGACCAGAAGCGGCAGATCGTCGACCTCGGCGGCGACCCACTCGCGCCCGGCGGCGGCGGTCCGGGCGGTGGTCCCGGCGCGGGTCCGTTCGTCGGATTCCAGGACATTATGGACGCGTTCTTCGGCACCGCGGCGGGCACGCGCGGGCCGCGGTCGCGCACCCGGCCGGGCGCCGACGCGATCTTGCGGCTGGAGCTCGACCTGGTCGAGACCGCGTTCGGCGTCGAGGCCCCGATCACCGTCGACACCGCCGTCCTGTGCACCACGTGCTCCGGCGCGGGCACCGCGGCCGGCACCCACCTGGCCACCTGCGAGGCGTGCGGCGGGCGCGGCGAGGTGCAGTCGGTGCAGCGCACGTTCCTGGGCCAGGTGGTCTCGTCCCGCCCGTGCACGGTCTGCCAGGGGTACGGCACGGTCATCCCGCACGCGTGCGCGACCTGCGGCGGCGACGGCCGGGTCCGCACCCGCCGGTCACTGACCGTCAAGATCCCGGCGGGCGTCGAAGACGGCATGCGCATCCGGCTGGCCCAGCAGGGCGAGGTCGGGCCGGGCGGCGGCACCGCCGGCGACCTGTACGTCGAGATCCACGAACGGCCGCACGACGTCTACTCGCGCAAGGGCGACGACCTGCACTGCCGGGTCACCGTCCCGATGACGGCCGCCGCGCTCGGCACCCGGCTGACCATCAAGACGCTCGACAGCGAGGAGCAGCTCGACGTCAAGGCCGGCACCCAGCCCGGCGCGACGTTGCGGCTGCGCGCCCGGGGCGTACCGCACCTGCGTGGCACCGGCCGCGGCGACCTCTTCGTCCACCTGGACGTAAGAACCCCCACCAAACTAGACCCCGACCAAGAGCGCATCCTGAGAGACTTCGCCAAAACAAGAGGCGAGGAAGTAGCCGAGTTAACCAAACAAGGCGGCTTCTTCAGTCGCATGCGCGACGCCTTCAACGGCCACGCGTGA
- the hrcA gene encoding heat-inducible transcriptional repressor HrcA has product MSLDDRKLDVLRAIVEDYVATQEPVGSKALVERHQLGVSPATVRNDMAVLEEEGYIRQPHTSAGRVPTDRGYRLFVDRLSRVKPLSPAERRAIERFLAGALDLDDVVHRTVRLLAQLTRQVAVVQYPSLARSSVRHLELVPISTTRLMLVMIADSGRVEQRLVELPGPVHVDSVTDLRRRVNEKLVGKRLSDTPPLVQALVDEVSPDDRNTMVTLATVLLETLVERHEERIALAGRANLTRGGLLDFQGSLQPILEALEEEVILLKLLGEVDATTLRVRIGDENEIDNLRSTSVVSTGYGPGMTIMGGLGVLGPTRMDYPGTIATVRAVARYVGDLLGNT; this is encoded by the coding sequence ATGAGTCTGGACGACCGCAAGCTCGACGTCCTACGCGCGATCGTCGAGGACTACGTGGCCACCCAGGAGCCGGTCGGCAGCAAGGCGCTGGTCGAGCGGCATCAATTGGGCGTCTCCCCGGCCACCGTGCGCAACGACATGGCGGTGCTGGAGGAGGAGGGCTACATCCGGCAGCCGCACACCAGCGCCGGCCGGGTACCGACCGACCGCGGCTACCGGCTCTTCGTCGACCGGCTGTCCCGGGTCAAGCCGCTGAGCCCGGCCGAGCGCCGCGCGATCGAGCGCTTCCTGGCCGGCGCCCTCGACCTGGACGACGTGGTGCACCGCACGGTCCGGCTGCTCGCGCAGCTGACCCGGCAGGTCGCGGTGGTGCAGTACCCGAGCCTGGCCCGCTCGTCCGTGCGCCACCTGGAGCTGGTGCCGATCTCCACGACCCGGCTCATGCTCGTGATGATCGCCGACAGCGGGCGGGTCGAGCAGCGGCTGGTCGAGCTGCCCGGTCCGGTGCACGTCGACTCGGTCACCGACCTGCGCCGGCGGGTCAACGAAAAGCTGGTCGGCAAGCGCCTGTCGGACACCCCGCCGCTGGTGCAGGCGCTGGTCGACGAGGTTTCCCCGGACGACCGCAACACCATGGTCACCCTCGCCACGGTGTTGCTGGAGACGCTCGTCGAGCGGCACGAGGAGCGGATCGCGCTCGCTGGCCGTGCCAATCTGACGCGTGGCGGGTTACTTGACTTTCAGGGCTCGTTGCAGCCCATCCTGGAGGCGCTTGAGGAGGAGGTCATCCTGCTCAAGCTGCTCGGCGAGGTCGACGCGACCACGCTGCGCGTGCGCATCGGAGACGAAAACGAGATCGACAACCTGCGGTCCACCTCGGTGGTCAGTACCGGTTATGGGCCGGGTATGACAATCATGGGTGGCCTCGGCGTCCTCGGGCCGACGAGGATGGACTACCCCGGCACCATCGCCACGGTGCGCGCCGTGGCACGCTACGTAGGCGACCTGTTGGGAAATACCTAG